Part of the Eikenella corrodens genome is shown below.
GCCGAGCCGCTGCCTGCCGCCTGGCAAGAGCCCATCGAGCAAACGCTGGACGAGCTCTTCCTCACCCGCCGCCTCGCCGCCAACACCCTGGCCGGCTACCGGCGCGATTTGGAAAAAATCGCCCGCCGCCTGCACGCGCAAGGATTGGATTGGCAGCAGGCCGATGCCGATGCCTTGGCCGATGCCGTGTACGCCCCGGATGAAAAACCCGCTTCCCAAGCCCGCGCCCTCTCCGCCGTCAAACAGCTCTACGGCTTTTTGCAGCTGCAAAACCGCCGCAGCGACAACCCCGCACAACACCTGCGCCCGCCGCGCCAAGGCCGCGCCTTGCCGCCGCTGATCGGCGAAGCGCAAATCGACGCGCTTCTGGCCGCGCCCGACACGGAAACCATCTTCGGCCTGCGCGACAAAGCTGTGTTGGAAACCCTGTATGCCACCGGACTGCGCGTGTCCGAAGCCGCCCAAATGCAGCTGCAGGATTTAGACTTGCAGCGCGGCGTGGTTACCGTAATCGGCAAGGGCAACAAGCAGCGCATCGTGCCGCTGGGCGCCGAAGCCGTGTATTGGTTGGAACGCTACCTGAAAACCGCGCGCGGCGAATTGCTCAAGCACGCCCCGTGCGATTTCGTATTCGTGGGGCAAAAACGCAGCGGCATCAGCCGCCAGTTGGTGTGGCAGATGGTGAAACGTTACGCCGCAGAAGCAGGCATCAGCGAGCTCAGCCCGCACGGCCTGCGCCACGCCTTCGCCACCCATCTGGTGAACTACGGTGCCGACCTGCGCAGCGTGCAGATGATGCTCGGCCACGCCAGCCTGAACACCACGCAAATCTACACCCACGTGGCCAACGAGCGGCTCAAACAGCTGGTGGCGCAGCATCATCCGCGTGGGTAGGCAAGATATCGCGGGTTAAAATGGAAATGAGGGCAAAGCGGCAGGCTGCAGGCAATACACGCATACGGCATAAAGAGCCACCACAATAGCCTGCTTATTTTCATTCACGCGATGTAGCGGCAGGCTACCTGAAAGCTTTCAGGTAGCCTGCCGTGCCGTTTTGTGGGAAAATCCGTACGTTTAAAATTATTCAAATCGGGCGAAAAATATTATGTTGGACAGAGAAGGTTATCGCCCCAATGTCGGCATCATCATCACCAACCAGCGCAACGAAGTGTTCTGGGGCAAACGCGTGCAGGAGCATTCCTGGCAATTTCCGCAGGGCGGCATCAAGCCCGGCGAAAGCCCCGAGGCCGCCATGTATCGCGAGCTGGCCGAAGAAGTCGGCCTTTTGCCGCACCACGTGAAAATCCTCGGCCGCACCCGCGACTGGCTGCGCTACGACGTGCCCGGCAACTGGGTGCGCCGCCAATGGCGCGGCGCGTATCGCGGGCAGAAACAGATTTGGTATCTGCTGCGGCTCACCGGCCGCGAAAGCGATGTGCACCTGCGCGCCAGCAGCCAGCCGGAATTCGACGCCTGGCGCTGGCACGACTATTGGGCACCCATCGACGAAGTGATTGAATTTAAAAAAGATGTATACGCCAACGCCCTGCGGGAGCTTTCGCGCTTCCTGCACAATCTGGAAACCCTGGAGCAGTTCAACCGGCGCCATGCCGCCCTGCCCGAGGAGCACACCCCCCGATGAGCGACATCCTCACCCGCATCCTCGCCACCAAACAGCAAGAAGTGGCCGCCGCCCAAGCCGCCCTGCCCTTGGCCGAACTGCGCGCCCGGGCTGCCGATATGCCGCCGCCGCGCGGCTTCGTACAGGCCATGTGCGCCCAACACGGCCAAGGCCGCGCCGCGCTGATTGCCGAAATCAAAAAAGCCAGCCCCAGCAAGGAGCTGATCCGGCCGGACTTCCATCCCGAGCAGCTGGCGCGCGCCTACGAAGCCGCCGGCGCCGCCTGCCTTTCCGTGCTCACCGACGAACCCTACTTCCAAGGCTCGGCAGGCTACCTGAAAACCGCCCGTGCCGCCGTGGCGCTGCCCGTGTTGCGCAAAGACTTCATGGTGAGCGCCTATCAAATCTACCAATCCCGCGCCATGGGCGCCGATGCCGTGCTGCTGATTGCCGCCGCGCTCAGCCCAACCCAGCTGGAAGAATTCGAAGGCATCGCCCACGAATCGGGCATGGCCGTGCTGTTGGAGCTGCACCATGCCGACGAGCTGGAAAAATGCCGCCACCTCACCACCCCGCTGCGCGGCGTGAACAACCGCAACCTGCGCACCTTCGAAGTGAGCCTGCAGCAAACGCTGGATTTGCTGCCCGAAATCACCGGCGAAGGCCGCATCGTGATTACCGAAAGCGGCATCCGTAGCCGCGAAGACGTGCAATTCATGCGCAGCCACGGTGTGCACAGCTTCCTAATCGGCGAAACCTTCATGCGTGCCAACGATGTGGGCGCGGAAGTGCAAAAACTGTTTGCTTGAGTTTTCAGGTAGCCTGCCATGAGGGTGAGGCTACCTGAAAACCCTATCCCAATGCTTCGTTTGCCTGCTTTCCTCCCGCCGGGGGAGCACGGAGGCAAAACAGTACGCAAGAGCAAGCCGGGCGCGCCCGTTACGACACCGGCGCCGACACGGCGGCATTGCATCGGCAGCGCCGCACCCATTCGGCGCATCCTGCGGCGCTACCGCTAAGCCGACCAACCTTGCCGCGTTTAACCCCATATTTCAGGTAGCCTGAACTTCCGCCCAAAGCGGGCAGAGGCTACCTGAAACAAGAAATCCTATCCCAATCCACACAGAGATACTGATATGACCAGCCCCGACAAAATCCTCATCCTCGACTTCGGTTCGCAAGTCGCCCAGCTCATC
Proteins encoded:
- the xerD gene encoding site-specific tyrosine recombinase XerD: MVNPAEPLPAAWQEPIEQTLDELFLTRRLAANTLAGYRRDLEKIARRLHAQGLDWQQADADALADAVYAPDEKPASQARALSAVKQLYGFLQLQNRRSDNPAQHLRPPRQGRALPPLIGEAQIDALLAAPDTETIFGLRDKAVLETLYATGLRVSEAAQMQLQDLDLQRGVVTVIGKGNKQRIVPLGAEAVYWLERYLKTARGELLKHAPCDFVFVGQKRSGISRQLVWQMVKRYAAEAGISELSPHGLRHAFATHLVNYGADLRSVQMMLGHASLNTTQIYTHVANERLKQLVAQHHPRG
- a CDS encoding RNA pyrophosphohydrolase, producing the protein MLDREGYRPNVGIIITNQRNEVFWGKRVQEHSWQFPQGGIKPGESPEAAMYRELAEEVGLLPHHVKILGRTRDWLRYDVPGNWVRRQWRGAYRGQKQIWYLLRLTGRESDVHLRASSQPEFDAWRWHDYWAPIDEVIEFKKDVYANALRELSRFLHNLETLEQFNRRHAALPEEHTPR
- the trpC gene encoding indole-3-glycerol phosphate synthase TrpC, whose product is MSDILTRILATKQQEVAAAQAALPLAELRARAADMPPPRGFVQAMCAQHGQGRAALIAEIKKASPSKELIRPDFHPEQLARAYEAAGAACLSVLTDEPYFQGSAGYLKTARAAVALPVLRKDFMVSAYQIYQSRAMGADAVLLIAAALSPTQLEEFEGIAHESGMAVLLELHHADELEKCRHLTTPLRGVNNRNLRTFEVSLQQTLDLLPEITGEGRIVITESGIRSREDVQFMRSHGVHSFLIGETFMRANDVGAEVQKLFA